From the genome of Zalophus californianus isolate mZalCal1 chromosome 6, mZalCal1.pri.v2, whole genome shotgun sequence, one region includes:
- the LOC113909890 gene encoding transcription factor GATA-6-like, translating to MALALTLGKGPAGRRRQSRAEWEAAAAAAAAAAAAAALWGACSLPLPVSERAGLSGRGWPWWSTGFCQKPGGGGGRPGAPLGHTEARRPRAPAPPPPPSPGTGPGGVQRRGAASSRWGCGPGGSRAPGGKLREKSPTGRGVAWEGRRSRLQPARPPTGR from the exons ATGGCCCTGGCGCTGACCCTCGGGAAGGGCCCGGCCGGGCGCCGCCGCCAGTCCCGCGCCGAGTGggaagccgccgccgccgccgccgccgccgccgccgccgccgccgcgctctGGGGCGCTTGCTCGCTTCCACTTCCTGTATCGGAGCGAGCGGGGCTTTCAGGAAGAGGCTGGCCTTGGTGGTCAACGGGTTTTTGTCAGAAgcctggcggcggcggcgggcggcccGGAGCCCCCCTGGGGCACACGGAAGCCCGGCGGCCGcgagcccccgcccccccccccccccccagccccgggaCCGGGCCTGGCGGCGTCCAGCGGCGTGGAGCCGCCTCCTCGCGCTGGGGCTGCGGCCCGGGCGGCTCCCGAGCGCCGGGAGGGAAACTGAGGGAGAAGTCTCCCACAGGGCGAGGCGTCGCGTGGGAAGGAAGGCGCTCCCGGCTCCAGCCCGCTCGGCCGCCGACCGGCAG gtaa